The Bacteroidota bacterium genome includes the window ATGATCTCTTCCCAGTACAACAGGGCCTTTCAGCTTCCCATCGCGGATTGCTTTATTCATCGCTGACGCAATGCGTATGCGCGCCTCCGCATCGGCGTACAATATGCGCGCCTGCGAACCCACCACGAGATTATTTTTCATCGCGTCTTTGATCCATGCAATGTTATCGGCGAGCTGCATTTTTATTTCTTCCGGAGAATTTTTGTGCATGTCTTCAAGAACATCCAGTGCAATCCTGTCCGTAAACGCAAGATCTTCGGGTTGTGCTGTAGTACAAACCCACCGGAACGGGCCGAAACCATAATCGAAACACAACGGGCCGAGAATATCCTGCACATACGACGGATATTTAAAAGTTCCATCGGCGTTCACGATGTCTGCTCCCGCGCGTGAGGCCTCGAGGAGAAATGCGTTTCCATAATCAAAAAAATACATTCCTGTTGTGGAAATTTTATTGATCGCTTCTGCCTGCCTGCGCAGAGATGCGCGCACGGCTTCTTTGAATTTCTCCGGCTCATCGGCCATCATTTTTTTCGAATCCTCGAATGAAATTCCTGCAGGATAATATCCACCAGCCCACGGATTGTGCAGCGAGGTCTGATCGCTTCCCATATCCACTTTCACTTTTTCCTTCACTAATTTTTCCCAGAGATCGACCACGTTCCCCTGGTAAGCGAGCGAAACGGCTTCTTTATTTTTCTGCGCAGTTTTTATTCTTGCCAATAATTTATCGAGTTCATCAAACACTTCATCCACCCATCCCTGCGAATATCTTGTCTGCGTTGCTTTCGGATTTATTTCTGCGATCACAGAAATGAGTCCGGCTATCTTTCCTGCTTTCGGTTGTGCGCCGCTCATTCCGCCGAGGCCTGCAGAAATAAAAAGTTTTGAACGGCGATCAGCTTCATCCTTGGAAATTTTCCGCGCCGCATTCATCACCGTGATCGTTGTTCCGTGCACAATTCCCTGCGGGCCTATGTACATGAAAGATCCCGCAGTCATTTGCCCGTATTGCGTTACTCCAAGCGCATTGAATTTTTCCCAGTCATCGGGTTTCGAATAATTCGGGATCATCATTCCGTTTGTGATCACTACGCGCGGCGCATCTTTGTGCGAAGGAAATAATCCCATCGGGTGGCCCGAATAAAGAACGAGAGTTTGTTCGTTCGTCATCGTCGCCAGATATTTCATCGTCAGTAAATATTGTGCCCAGTTCTGGAACACTGCACCGTTTCCGCCATACGTGATCAGTTCGTGCGGATGTTGCGCCACTGCATGATCGAGATTATTCGAAAGCATGTGCATGATCGCGCCCGCCTGGGTGGTTTTAAAAGGAAATTCAGTAATAGGTCGCGCATAAATTTTATAATCGGGGCGAAACCGATACATGTAAATTCTTCCGTAGGATTTCAGTTCTTCAGCAAATTCTTTTGCAAGTACGGTGTGATGTTTTGCAGGAAAATAACGGAGCGCATTTTTCAGCGCGAGTTTTTTCTCTGCCGGGGAAAGAATATTTTTTCTCTTCGGTGCATGATTGAGTGAAGTGTCGAACGGTTTCGACGCTGGAAGTTCGTCGGGAATTCCGGCAAGAATATTTTTCTGAAGATCTGCTGTTCTCATTTTTATAAGTTACCCGTTGTCAGTGTCAGTTGTCAGCGTTAATTTTCATTTATGAATCCAGTTACTGACAACCGCCCTGGCAACTATTTCTTTTCTATTCTTCCCGTTTTTTTATTAAAACCATAAGGGCAATGCCGGCATCCGTTCTGGCAACAATAACCACGCTTCAGAAGGTATTTTTCGGTAAACACGATGTAGCCCTCTTCCGTTTTGTAAAAGTCATCGGGTTCCAGTTCTGTGTTCTCTTCCGGCATGTGCATTCAAAGTTATATTTTTCATTGATGAAACGGAGAGAATGTTTCAACACCATCGGAACTCTTTTGACTAATATTGAGGCAATGAATCATCCCCGGATTGATAAAATAATCATAAACGAACAGGAAATTTCCATTCTCCGTCTCGATCTTCCGGATCCTGTTTCGGGTGGAAATAAATTCTTCAAGCTGAAATACAATCTCGAGGAGATGAAACGGTGCGGCAAAAAGAAACTGCTCACTTTCGGAGGTGCGTATTCCAATCTTATCGCTGCAGTCTCCGTCGCAGGGAATAAGAATGGAATAGAAACAGTCGGCATTATCCGTGGAGAAGAATTGAAAGAGGATTCCAACGCAGTTCTGAAATATGCTTCTTCGAATGGAATGCAGCTTCATTTTATTTCGCGGAAAGAATACCGGAAAAGAAATGAAGAAAAATATTCGGACGAACTGAGAAAAAAATTCCGCGCCGATGTAATTCTACCCGAAGGCGGATCAAATGCATTGGCTGTGAAAGGCTGCATGGAAATTCTTTCCGATGAAACACATTTCGCCGATGTGATTTTCTGCGCGGTCGGAACCGGTGCAACGCTGGCCGGAATAATTGCTTCAGCAAAAAAGCATCAGTGTGTTAATGGAATTGCTGTACTCGAAGGGAAAAATTACCTGGAGCAGGAAGTGCAGAAATTCATCAATGGGAAAGAAGTGAAA containing:
- a CDS encoding urocanate hydratase, encoding MRTADLQKNILAGIPDELPASKPFDTSLNHAPKRKNILSPAEKKLALKNALRYFPAKHHTVLAKEFAEELKSYGRIYMYRFRPDYKIYARPITEFPFKTTQAGAIMHMLSNNLDHAVAQHPHELITYGGNGAVFQNWAQYLLTMKYLATMTNEQTLVLYSGHPMGLFPSHKDAPRVVITNGMMIPNYSKPDDWEKFNALGVTQYGQMTAGSFMYIGPQGIVHGTTITVMNAARKISKDEADRRSKLFISAGLGGMSGAQPKAGKIAGLISVIAEINPKATQTRYSQGWVDEVFDELDKLLARIKTAQKNKEAVSLAYQGNVVDLWEKLVKEKVKVDMGSDQTSLHNPWAGGYYPAGISFEDSKKMMADEPEKFKEAVRASLRRQAEAINKISTTGMYFFDYGNAFLLEASRAGADIVNADGTFKYPSYVQDILGPLCFDYGFGPFRWVCTTAQPEDLAFTDRIALDVLEDMHKNSPEEIKMQLADNIAWIKDAMKNNLVVGSQARILYADAEARIRIASAMNKAIRDGKLKGPVVLGRDHHDVSGTDSPYRETSNIYDGSQFTADMAVQNFVGDSFRGATWVSLHNGGGVGWGEVINGGFGMVLDGSDDAERRLRSMLFWDVNNGIARRSWARNKEAMFAIEREMKRTPNLIVTMPNIVDDSLLENL
- a CDS encoding 1-aminocyclopropane-1-carboxylate deaminase/D-cysteine desulfhydrase, which gives rise to MNHPRIDKIIINEQEISILRLDLPDPVSGGNKFFKLKYNLEEMKRCGKKKLLTFGGAYSNLIAAVSVAGNKNGIETVGIIRGEELKEDSNAVLKYASSNGMQLHFISRKEYRKRNEEKYSDELRKKFRADVILPEGGSNALAVKGCMEILSDETHFADVIFCAVGTGATLAGIIASAKKHQCVNGIAVLEGKNYLEQEVQKFINGKEVKCKWRIDHDHSFGGYAKTDQRLMNFIAEWKHQLPLDPVYSGKCFFAVSQFVQRKNSARKNVLFIHTGGYGFLNSPMKST